In one window of Pseudomonadota bacterium DNA:
- the rplK gene encoding 50S ribosomal protein L11 — protein sequence MAKKITGLIKLQIPAGKANPSPPVGPALGQHGVNIMEFCKAFNARTDDQQGMITPVVITVYADRSFSFVTKTPPAAVLLKKAAKIEKGSGVPNKNKVGKVTQAQIKEIAELKLVDLNAVDLSAATKIIAGTARSMGIVIE from the coding sequence ATGGCGAAAAAAATCACAGGTTTGATTAAACTTCAGATTCCAGCTGGGAAAGCTAACCCTTCGCCGCCAGTTGGTCCGGCGCTTGGTCAGCACGGAGTTAATATCATGGAGTTCTGTAAAGCCTTCAATGCCAGAACCGATGATCAACAGGGGATGATAACCCCGGTTGTCATTACAGTTTACGCTGATCGCAGCTTTAGCTTTGTAACTAAGACTCCGCCGGCGGCAGTGCTGCTTAAAAAAGCGGCCAAGATTGAAAAAGGCTCTGGTGTCCCGAACAAGAATAAGGTTGGTAAGGTGACACAGGCTCAGATCAAGGAGATAGCGGAGCTGAAATTGGTTGACTTAAATGCTGTTGATCTTTCTGCCGCCACCAAGATTATAGCCGGGACGGCGCGCAGTATGGGGATTGTAATTGAATGA